A stretch of DNA from Anopheles ziemanni chromosome 3, idAnoZiCoDA_A2_x.2, whole genome shotgun sequence:
GGCAACGGCCACGGTATTGGCAATAATCAGGGGCATGGGCTCGGGCCGGGCCATGGCCCCGTCAATGACCCGGGTCCTGGGCCGAATAATGTATTTCAAACTCAACCGGACGCTCCCATGCTCGACGTTTCGCAAATCGTTAGCCAACGGTTAAACGCGATGCGAAGGTTGCAGGAAAATCCGGCCGATCCGGAGGCGCGCCAGTTGCTCTACACCACGCAGAAGGACATGTCGACTTGGGCCTCCTCGAAGGTGATGCCCGGGCAGTTCGTCGGTTCAACGGGTGTAAACTGTCTCAGCCAGCGGGAACTAGCCGAAGGCTACCAACCGTGGGCCACGCGGGACATGATGAAACAATCGGCCCCGGTCACCGGCGGCATGGGCATGCACCTGCTACAGAAAATGGGCTGGCAACCGGGCGAAGGGTTGGGTAAGGAGAAAAACGGATCGCTACAACCGCTCCTGCTGGACGTGAAACTGGACAAGCGTGGCCTGGGCGAGGAACAGAACAAAGCCCGCCCCCATCAGTTCCCGGGGCAACTTTTCACCCGGAGGGACAACGCGCAACGGCCACCACCGGGCCACGATCGACAACGGTTCATGAACGTTAAGGTAAACACGGACGGGAAGCACCCCGTTTCGATACTTGGCGAGTACGCGACGAAACGCAAGTGGAACGTCCCACGTTACGAGCTGGTGCACGAGAGTGGGCCGGGTCATGCGAAAAATTTCATCTTCAAGGTGCTGGTAAACGGGCTGGAGTATCAGCCGGCCATCTCGAACAACACCAAGAAGGAGGCGAAAGCTACGGCGGCCAAATTTTGCCTGCAGCAACTCGGTGTGATGATAACCTAAGGCGAATGCAGGATTTATCGAACTTGGCCGCAACGATTACCATAAGCTGCACCGTCAAGGGAGATTGTAATAAACTGACTCTTTTACGTAGCCGTAGAGTCCGACCGAGGCTGGCATGCGTGGCTGGCAAGCCTACTGAATCAAATGCAATCGATCGGTTGATCCTCAACATAGCCATCGCTTTATATAGGTCCAAAAAGTACGAACGCGTTACTTTAAATTATATTGTCGATACATAATGCTTTCTTCTACATAGAAACTAATTACGAACGAGTATCAAACAAGATTCAGTAGCAATTATTAAAATCAGCCGAGGGTGTTCTGCTATTAATCTTATTGAAATGCAAATGCCTATTAAACGTATGAAACTTGGAAATTGCTGTAATTTCCCTGCTAtcgaaaattggaaaagttttcatttttcaatgatGACATTAACTTCTTTTACACCAAAATTTGTACACACTGGAAGTACATTCggattatttcgtaatttaaaatgttaatttttgaaCCTGTGAAGTGCTGAGCTACGATTGTCTTGCACTGTACCCCAAACCTCAATTGGAGCTCTTCTGTCAAACTCAACGAATTCAGTTCAGTAGACAAATTGGTTCTGCGTCGACAACATCGTTTTACCGGCGGATTAATCGTCTTACCTGTTGTATTTGTCCACGAAATCTTCACATCCTGAAAATGCTGGCCATTCGAGGAGCACTGTTTTCCACTGCGAAGTAAGTTCGACTGCGTTTCCAAGTTGGTAATTCGTTTCCGACCGGTGCTTTGCTCCCGGCGAACCCGGGGCCTGCTGCGTTGGTGCCGTCATTTTGTTGTGTGTTATGTAAAAGATTGCATTACGATCTGTTGTTGTTAATTTTAGCCGAAGCAttgataatgaaatgcgtgtatTTATAAACAGCATATGCACTTCTACTTACCCGCAGGAACTGCAGCGCCGTGCTGGGATGCCGCAGCAAGCACACGCTGCCAGATTTGCCGTACGATTTCGGCGCTCTCGAGCCGGTCATTTGCCGTGAAATCATGGAGgtaggcaaaagaaaaaaaaaattgacggCACAAAATGGAGCTGGGTGATTGATTtacttcatttttgtttttgaataaacATTCTTTCGGTTCTGATAGCTTCACCACCAGAAACATCACAACGCGTACGTCACGAACTTGAACGCCGCGGAGGAACAGCTGAAGGACGCGGTAGCGAAGAACGATGTTTCGAAGATCATTCAGCTGGGCAGCGCGATTAAGTTCAATGGCGGTGGCCACATAAATCATTCCATCTTCTGGAAGAATCTCTCACCCGATCGCACCGATCCGTCGGCGGAATTGCAGAAGGCACTGAACCGCGATTTCCAGAGCAtggaaaacttcaaaaaggaaatgaaggCGGCCGCCGTCGCCGTGCAGGGTTCCGGATGGGCCTGGTTGGGctacaacaaaaaatcaaagcTGCTTCAGGTTGTGGCCTGCCCGAACCAGGACCCACTGGAAGCCACGACCGGTATGTGTGAAATCCTGTTGATTGATTCAAGTAGAGAAATACAACCATGTTCCATTTTCTAGGACTCGTACCACTTTTGGGTATCGATGTTTGGGAGCACGCCTACTATCTGCAGTACAAAAACCTGCGACCCAACTACGTCGATGCCATCTTCGATGTGGTGAACTGGAAGGATGTTTCTGAGCGATTGGCAAAAGCACAGTAAATGCATCGCACATCAACGCATTGCGTTTTAAAACAGAATTCAAGCTGCTATTTTGTAGAAGTGGTGCGTACGCTGTCtaaaaatgtaaccaaaaaTAATATGCTATTTCGAGCTAGCAActgttttcaataaaacagAATAATTATCATGCCTTTGGAAATTCTGATCGCTTCACAGtagtattattttctttctatttggAATGTTCTGCAATTATAAATAGCTACTGCACAACACTGTCTTAtgatatttcattattttgatCAGTATTTTATTTCGCTCGCAAACTGGAAATTCGTTATCCATTCATGGAGTTCATTATTCGATTCGTAATGAGTAAAAATATACGTGAAAGAACCGTTCTTCAAGC
This window harbors:
- the LOC131287036 gene encoding superoxide dismutase [Mn], mitochondrial is translated as MLAIRGALFSTAKNCSAVLGCRSKHTLPDLPYDFGALEPVICREIMELHHQKHHNAYVTNLNAAEEQLKDAVAKNDVSKIIQLGSAIKFNGGGHINHSIFWKNLSPDRTDPSAELQKALNRDFQSMENFKKEMKAAAVAVQGSGWAWLGYNKKSKLLQVVACPNQDPLEATTGLVPLLGIDVWEHAYYLQYKNLRPNYVDAIFDVVNWKDVSERLAKAQ